The Danaus plexippus chromosome 20, MEX_DaPlex, whole genome shotgun sequence sequence TAACGGACGGTATGAGGAGATGAGGACCTAACTAAACCAAAAGTCAGACGAGAAAGAACTCTATCAGTCGAAACACAAGACTCAAAGTCATATGTTTGAGATACGTCAGGTTAGGAAAGAGTGAAGTTGAAAAGTTGAGTATAACATAACCGCAAGTTTCGTGGAAGCGTTTGTTTATTTGTCAGCGTGTGTGGTTTATTGTTCGTAGCGCGGGCGGTGTGTCGGCAGTCGGCTATAGGATCGCTCCGATCGCTCCAATCGATGACCTATTAAACGGCTGATTTGAGTTAATCGCTCCCAACGATTCAGTTAATAAGCACTGCAGTTCACTTCAAAGGAAATGTACGAATCATTTATTAGACGGTTATAATGCTcacgtttataaattatgaaaatcgAATGAACTGATCAATGAACGAATTACTGAATGGAAACCTTCACAATAAacgctattaatattaaactaatggGTATATTCAGACCTCTGCCGTATTTGTCTTCGTCGTCGCCAGTCCACGTGGGCGAGTCCTTGGCCTTGTTGACGGACAGGTTGAGGGGCTCGTCGGTCTTCCCGTGCAGCTTGTCGTATGCTCCGTCTCCGGTCCGCGCCCCTCTCTGCAGCAGTTGCTCCTGAAGCCTATTCTTGTGTACACTCATCTTCCGCTCGCCCCCCTCCTGCACCTGTACCCCCTTTTCCTGACACCCGAACGTCTTCTTATCGAAGTTCCTCTTGACGTTCATGAGTTGGCTGACCGCGGACCTTTTCTCCTCCCTCGCTTCATTGTTCTTCGATAAtcctaatatatattctatggTATGTGGAGTCGGTTTCTTGGGCGGTTTTCCATATACGTGCGGATGCCAGGACAGCTCCCCGCTGTCCTCCGCCCGCCCGCCGTCATGTCCGGTGTCCTCCACGTCGATTCGGCCTTCATCATCGTCGGCGATGACCAGTTCTTCTTCCTTGTCGTCTACGGTGATCTTCTCCTCCGGCGTCAGGCTGTCGTCGTCGCCGTAGCTGTAGTCCGGGTAGGAGTGTCCGCCGTGTGTGATGAGGAGACTCTGCGTCAGATAGCCGGAGACGACGGCCTGCATCTCTCCGCTGGCGGTTCCAGTGGCTGGTTCACATTCGGCCGCGTCTCTTTCCGCGCTCATGTGTGGATCTCAACCGCGGATGGTACGAGAGTAGTGGttcatgtttgtttttatgattGAGTTATCGTTTAATAGCCACTCGGAATCGACGGCCGCGGATCGTTTGATGTGGAATGCGGCTTTGAAGTCGCTGCGATGTTTTCACCGCTTCCTGTAACAAACGGACTATTTGAGACTAATTGACTGAGTGTGGCCGATCTCCAGCCCAGGGCTCCGCATCGGCTGTTTTGGATTACAAGTGTTTCGGCTAAATTTACGAGCGGGCTTTAGGGAGACTGCACACTAGCGGGGTCGAGTCTATTCAGGACATAATGTGCCGTTTACGAACTGAGCGATCGTGAACGTGTAGAGAGATCATTTCTATTTCAGTGAGCGGtgttcaaaagtttttttacaatgaaacGAATATCAAAGGAATTGAACGCAAAAAGTCTGCGACCCTTCAACAGGGATCCACAGATGAAAAGctaacaaaactaaatatcCCAATACCGTGCTCTATCTGGCGGCTCGGTCCGCTCGCCCCCGCCCCCGGAGCCGACCGGAGCCCCTCGGAGCCCCCGACGACCCCACGGAGGCCCCGGgactcacacacacaaaaataacaatcgtTCTATCATCGGTAAGCGCTGATTGATTTTTATGGTTTTAGGGTTGTCACAGTTAGGTTTTCTTTGGTACCATTGAAACTTGTATAAATACTGTCGACTTGTGTCTAGAGTTACTACATTAGAAACAAATGACCGTTATATATATGACGGATGACTCGGTCGCGAGACGCGCGGTAAACTGTAAGCTGAAACTGATTTCGGCGTGTGTCAACCTTGAGGGGGATACATGCTGTCAAATTGAAACAAAGCCTACGAGCGCGGTGTCCTTTCGCGGGCGTGTATCAAAACGATACACTATTAGCTGTGAGCTGTGTCACAATAACTAATACACCCTGTATAAGttacttaatacatatatggaCGGCGATGCTTTTAATACACGAGGAAAGAGCtgtgtatgtttattattattttatataaaaactatgagGTAGGTATAGAAAATATTGGAACACTAATAATGGAATATTCACTGACAGAGACTAGCCCAGCGGTTCCTTGGGTCACtagtaagtatttaaattgttttcgaTACCTGTTCGTTTCACTCagacgttaatattataaatattataatgacataCACTTTATACTCGTTCCGTCTTAATTCACAGACAATCCCTGAATCCCTCAATCCCTCAAGTTTCCCCGctctctatatatttataacgggTGTTTGTCTATTTGTTTGTCCGCTCGTAGTCGGCACTCGGCGGTCTATTATAAAGTCCGTGTTCAATTATGCACGTCTTCGACTTTCTATATTTAGTTACTGAAATATCAAATGGAACCTTATTCTAGTAAATCTGACACAAGCAGTACATTTTAATCACGATTATCTAGCGtttgtttaagttattttccttgtttttatttcgtttttataaggttttttaaaataaatatttacttttcccAACATTATGTatccctatatatatataaattgatgttatttttaaacgttctGTTTGTACTTAGTTTTGTTTGATagacaaaaatatgaattccTAAGCTGTCTTTTAACAACCGATTATGAATCGATAAACGGGGTTCAATGAACCAcgactataattttaattaatactctAGGAAGCGACGTGTGTGGGCCCTTTGATGTCACCGACGGACAGACAgagatctaaaataaaatagcctttaacacattataataagagttataaaaatgatgaGGCGATAATTAGAATCCGTCGGAAGTTGGCGAATCAAAATGGCTGCGACAAAGCAGCGCGGTACATTTCCTGAGTTTGATATTcgctttgatttttattagatttaatgtTCGATGATATCTGGCGGAGAGGCGGACGGACATGACACGTTACAGAGATCGTCAGAACATGTATTAATGACGGACAAACTGACACATTATACTGTACGACGTCGGAAAGGAATCCGCGCAAGCAGAAAAACGAGCGGCTGACCGATCactgaatattataatgaaaaatgatataacatatataatatagaacgAGACACGCTGACCGTCCGTCCGTTAATAAAACGTTGATTGCAATATCGTTATAATACAAACGAAATATCTGTCGGTGTCGACTCCGTTGTACTTAAACACATAATATGAACATTCTGAAACTGCCGACGCCACTTAGTGCACTGCATTAAATATCACAcgccattttatatttaatgaccgACATAATAACAACTATAATGGTCTAAAACGTTTATTAACACGTAGCCTAGTGTTTTTATGACGTCAATTGAAAGTATTTGTAAGCACAATTAACGATACTGTCGGCTAAACATTAACAAATGTGAATatagaatacatatatatgatacaTGTTAGATGGaaatcgatatatatatatatgaacgaTCGCCTAGACCGAGTGCGGTAATGAACGgcaacagataaaataatgaactGTAGGTAGTCACGGTGAACTAAAATTCAATCGTATATTTCATAGAAAACACCAATTATGAAGaagttttttatgtatttatctaaaacaacaaaatctCATTACTCTCATACCATGAACGTTGAAAGCTAAGAGAATattagtaaacaaaaatagtcGGATAAAGAGAGGTAGTAGCAAAATCAATAAAGATGTTAGATTATTAAAAgctaataatgaaaataattcctttaaaaaatccataatattttacagactAACAacaaacagattaaaaacacagatatagatatagatagtgcattatacaaagaaaattatttacgaaACTTTCTTATTCATGTTAATAGTTACCTAACTATTCATT is a genomic window containing:
- the LOC116773835 gene encoding retinal homeobox protein Rx-B codes for the protein MSAERDAAECEPATGTASGEMQAVVSGYLTQSLLITHGGHSYPDYSYGDDDSLTPEEKITVDDKEEELVIADDDEGRIDVEDTGHDGGRAEDSGELSWHPHVYGKPPKKPTPHTIEYILGLSKNNEAREEKRSAVSQLMNVKRNFDKKTFGCQEKGVQVQEGGERKMSVHKNRLQEQLLQRGARTGDGAYDKLHGKTDEPLNLSVNKAKDSPTWTGDDEDKYGRDPKLKRKKSTEDVRSPLGGEGSVTSEEGEEAGRRKKARTTFTGRQIFELEKLFEVKKYLSSGERADMAKLLNVTETQVKIWFQNRRTKWKKKDNVTNAEVAEIKQQNKPTEEKIEELKDPLAIDMSKKSCNKILNEKLKSTKVATQNLPKPRRVEKGVVLESICDVTDIETKISITKISNKLSSTELTDTVSVRSFSPEEVKDKYDTLTTDVEM